GCCGATATGGGCGTGGATCGAGCGCAGCCCGTTGTGGCCCGCGTGGCCACCGCCCTGTTTGATGCGCGCCTTGCCGGGAGCCAGGTCCAGTTCGTCATGCAGCACGGTGACATCCGCTGGTGTCAGCTTGTAGAACCGCATGGTTTCCCCGACGGACTGGCCGGAATTGTTCATGAAGGTCTGCGGCTTCAGCAGCAGCACTTTTTCACCGCCCAGGGTGCCTTCGCAGATCTGTCCCTGGAATTTCGACTTCCAAGGGGAAAATCCGTGGTCTTCGGCGATCCGGTCCAGCGCCATGAAGCCGATATTGTGCCGGTTTCTTTCGTATTTGGCGCCGGGGTTCCCCAGTCCGACAAAGAGTTTCATG
This genomic stretch from Phaeobacter gallaeciensis harbors:
- the pth gene encoding aminoacyl-tRNA hydrolase — protein: MKLFVGLGNPGAKYERNRHNIGFMALDRIAEDHGFSPWKSKFQGQICEGTLGGEKVLLLKPQTFMNNSGQSVGETMRFYKLTPADVTVLHDELDLAPGKARIKQGGGHAGHNGLRSIHAHIGADYARVRLGIGHPGHKDAVAGYVLRDFPKADEDWLDDLMRGISDGAASLAKGDGGKFMNAVALRTAPPRSSTSPKGQEKQAKAEKQADKAPETQDNRSPLERLVDKFK